TTTTGGAGTTTATATGTGACTACTAATTGATACATTGAAGCCTAGTAACCAGTGCAACAAAGGCCAAGGGTTAACAATTCTATGAGTTAACTTGCCTACTCTCTAAGTTAATCTAAGAATGAGATCCTTGTGATCCAACTAATATCTTCAGCTATACTTCCTACCAATTAAACAAGCAAAACCTTTTTCCGTTCCCGGTAACAGTCTCATCCGAGGAGTCGGATTCACTGCCAATGGTATCGTCGGAACTGCAATCACTTCGAATGAGTTGAATTCTATCAGCATTGTCGACGAGCCATGCAGCAGTTTCTGGTGATGCTGCCCATTCTCGTACAGCTTGCTGTGTCGATTCCCTCGTGAAGTCCTCCCAATCTTTCTTGGTAAACTTCTTTCTCTTTGGTGTCTTGTGGAAGGTTGAGAAGTAGTTCTGCTGATTATTTGTCGCTGAGCAAGTAGATGGTGATAACAAACCtgttaatcacaaaaaaaaaaaatcacacaaTTGAATGGTACACTAGACAACTGCAAGATTATTGAACAGAAAACAAGTGAAAAACAACAGCATCCATGAGAGCAATCAAGTGAAAACCCTTTAAATAAACTCCgcttaaacaaaaattaaaacataaaaaggaaaataatcaAAATGAGATATTACACATTTCTTTTGGATGAAAATCTCTTTAACGAATGTGCATTTAAGAGTTATAGGAGAAACAATACATCACTTACCACTACCTTTGACAGGATTGCTCTTTGAACTACCCCACATCTTTTCTACAGAGCTCATTTTACCTGACCTGCTAAGGAATTCAGCGCGATTGTGCTTTGTTGTCACCTGTCGTCCTTGCTGGACCCAAAGGCTTCCACCTTGAGGATGAAGTTCACAACTGCATCACGAAACATTGTATGCAGAATATTAAGATGCAATTACATTAAACAAAAGTCTTAAGAACTCAATTAACTAGTGGACCCAGGATCTCTTCTTTTTTTCATGTCTAACGAAAATCCACTTATTTCACCATTTTCAACACTGTTCCAATTCTTCGCCAAAGGACAATGTTAATCCAATGCTTTTTAAACAATCGGCCTTTATCCATCCCGATCTAGGTCCagctaaatgtttaatttaCAGAAAAGGTCAATCTTAGGTATAGATCCTAATCGATTCTTGCCTCTATGGATTaacaatattatttaataataaaattgtaagattaagtgaaataaaattgCAAGAAAGAGAACTTACACTGGTTCACACCTCAAATATTTATTGATAAGAAGGCAGGCGATGTACAAAGATAGGAGGGTGACCATTGCCAAAAGAGTATCAAGAGTGCTCTGAGaaagaagaaacaaaatcaaaggttGTACATCACTTCTAATAGAGCGATACAAGCAAATAATGAACCTCATAAGCCATCAAGAATAATTGAGGTTTTATGCCACTACAGATTCAAGGATTGTTAGGGCCAGAAGAACTATCTGTCGCACATAAAACGGGCATGAAAACCTCATATACAATTCAGAGAGCAAAATTCTGGCTATAAACATAAAGAGAAGCTTCATAAACTTCCTAGCAATTTGGGGGAATATTAGGCGTGATTGAGATGTAAGCATTGACCAGCTAAGTAGATCCGATTCATCTGACTATACGATGTAAATCCGGGTTTCTGACTCTGCATAAAAGGTTGAAGTCAATCTAAATCCATCCTTTGTAGCACTTGCATATACAAGACCATGCAGCATGGGACAAAGCTATGAAatgctaaaataatttaagatttttttttcattctcaAGGCATTCAAGTAAGCGCAGAAGCCATTACAAATTTACAAGTTCAATATTAAGCAATATAATCAAAGCAAAGGCAGCAGTGTATACCTGAAAAATAAAGATGGCCGCAATGATCCTCATTGCCCATTTCACAAACTGGGCTACGCCAACATCAACACTCCCATCTTTTGCTATCACAAATTTTCTTACAATCCAGTACCCTAAAGCAGCTCCTGCGAGCACAATCCCAGCTACTAGAAATACATAGACCTGTCagccaaatataaaaaaattacaataatgcTCTATTGTGAAAATGGCACATGTGCATGCGTGCACATTTGGAAACAGATCATTAAAAGAACTATCAAGCATATAATTTAGATTCTTTccctttttgtcaatttaaattatgtattatgAAAATAATCCAATAACATTCCACTAATCACACATCCATTAGCCAGGAAAGTCATCTCAGTTCTCTTTTTTAGTTTACTAGAAAGTTTATATATTTCTATGGAAAATacaatataataaaatgaaGCAAGCAAGAAAATGATTACAGCCACTCGACCATATGAAACTCTATTAAGGTGACAACTTACTGGATTGTGCATCTCTTCACTGAGCCCAAAGTTGATGAGAATTGAATTTGCCAGCACTGAGATATGGTGTAAAATGAAAGTGCCAGCTCCAAGCTGCAAccacaaataaaaaatgagatTTTGATACATTTGATATAAAATTGAGCATAAggctaaaaataaaatctaagtAAACTCACCACTGATCCATAAACGGAAAGATAGAAAACATTTTTCCTTCCAGTTGGCAATAATTTCATTCCCTACGACATTATACCAAAGCAAAATATTAGGTCCACCAACATTGTATGCATATGGAAAGCTGCAAGATGCGACTGCAGAATCCCATACAGCATCATACAGTAACTAAGATcacaatgaaaaataattccaaatggctcacataaacaaaataatccaaacaacaactatactttattatataaaaGAAGTTATGGCTTCTAAAAAGACTTATCCAGTAACTCAAGCATTATTACAAAAGACTACAAACATTCAACTTTGCAATTAATATGAAGTTATTATTACAAAAGATATGAAGTTATTACTACAAACATATGAAGTTATTATTACAAAAGATAAAATAACCTGAGTTCCCAGTAACTCAAGCATTCAACTTTGCCAACAACTAAATGATGTGAATCAAGACTACAAACATTATTTGATTCTTCATGATAGAATAACGAGAACATTAGGAACTTGATTCTTCCTAATAAAATAAAGTGTTTTCTCCTaggttattattattgttatgaaatttaaaattaagctATTTACGAAAGTTAAGCGCAAGGGGAGGAGAGGATGAAAAGGCAAACTGACCAATGTTAAATACCTGGAAAAGAAGAATGATAACAACAAGAAAAACACCAATAGCCATTGAGGAGGTATAATAAAAAGGAACCCAACTGCTGACAATTGGTGCCAGCAATAGTAACAGAAATCCCACTGCCAGAGAAACGAGACGCCATTGCTGCAAATCTGCATACATTAGCAAACCAATAACAGttaaagaaacaaacaaaatgCAAGAAATTGAACACAAAAAGTAAGAAGCAGAGGAGGAGAACCAAACCTTCTTTAATAAACAATTTTACAGGACCATAAATTTCACCAACAAACTTGACATCAACAAATTTCTCATTATAAGGAGACATGACAGCGCTCCACACGCCCTTTTGAAGACCTTTCCACTCATCCTTTTCGCAATGACATAATGCTGATGACGCATTCCTACAAACAATTAGTAAATCAGATAAAATAAAACCTTCACTCAAAATTTAGAACTTTaccaaaataaacaaacaattagTAAATCAGATAAAATAAAACCTTTACTCATCAAAATTGAAAACTTCACCAAAATAAGCAAAATTAGGGAATTTGACTTACTGATGAATACAAACTAAAATTCTGCTATGCATTCTCTCCGGAATTGTAGCATAAGGGGCCAAGTTAACTCGAAAAGCATTAGCATAACTCCCCCATAGTAACCTTGAGTGACCGGATATTTTAACTCGTTCGCAGTATAAAATATCTTTAGAATCAAGATTAAGCTGCTCTCCCTTGAGAATCGAAGGGGTGATATCGATAATCGGATTATTAATGTCAACACCTAAGCAAATACATAAGAAAATAAGttgaagatataaaaaaaagacgAGCTCTATTAGTACCAAACTAAAACAGTATGCGAACCAAaccctaaatttaaaatttagcaaaaataaaaatggcaTTGATACCTTTGAAAGTGGGGGCGGCCGCGTGAGTGGCTGGGATTAACAGAAGAAGAAGCGTAAAATATGAAAGATGGAGAAGAAGACGAAGGGTTAGACGCGGCGGAGAAGAAGAGGAGGAGGCCATTGACGGCCACTTCTCTTCTCTGTTCTTTCAGTCACGGCGGTCTGTTTGGGAACTTCAAATGAATTGTAGTAGTATAATggttttgttttcaattaatttgtttgTTGCCTTCAATTCTAATTTATTGCTATATACGATTACCAATGCACTGCCGTTTCATTGCAGTGTTGAcgtctttattaagcaaatttgAACCGCGTGCGTGCTTTGGTGGGAATTTTGAATTCAACTCCATTGGAAAAAAGTTagtattacaaaaaaaaaaaaaaacttcctccgtcccgtaaatatagaaaaaatagctctttcacaagaattaaaaaaatagttaattatatataatttatgataattttcttaaatttttcttttaattttttgaaataaattagtGATTCACACAACCCAAAAccactatataaatattagccAATAAAATTTTAGATGCATAAAAAGTATGCATTGAGactctaaattaattaatattaatataagaatattttaataatttaatagttaactaacactactttttctatctttatgagATAAAAAAGATagctattttttcaatttttactggacggagggagtattaatttaaaaattaggtctaattatttaaaaaaacccaaccttgttatattttttcgtttataccatgacctaggaaaaagttcatttgtactctattttttatttttcgttttcaactgtacccgaagtactaaattgatctcttttcatatACAAAAAAGGCCAAAATACTCCtttaaatttaactattattctAATAAGACATTAATCATATTAATTGTTCAAAAATACCTtctttttcaaacaaaaattaaattgtaaataaatatttaatttatataatatacaatTATCTTAAccgtaataaaaattaaaatttatgtaaaaaaattcattttccaaaaaataaatCGGGAGGAGTTGCTCCTTTCGCCATGGAGCTCCTCCtctcatggaggaaggagcagatctgctcctttcTCTACGGGGGAGAGGAGCAGCGTGCTCCTTCCTCCCATGGGGGAAGGAGCAGCTCGCTCCTTCCTTTGGAGGAAGGAGAGCTCCTCCGGGAAAAGGAGCATTGAAatgatagaaaaaattaaaaaaaattaacggaTTCGATAAATCGGAGGAGTACGATGGTAgatcgaaaatattttttaaaatgatttaatttgttattaagatatttaaaaataataaattagaagatttatttgaacatttttaatgttaaaGTTGGaggacttgtttgtattttttaaaataagtaaaaatatgGTGGAACCcttctatttagttgttattaacatttttatccataaaaattttatatagtcaattgtaccctttttagggtagagatgaaaatgaaaaataaaaaaaagggtacaaatgaactttttcctaagtcatagtataaacgaaaaaatattacaagatgGGGatcttttaagtaattagacctaaAAATTAAGCCAGTCGATATATTAATctacatttttatatttttatcaagaaaaattattgcacagaaccgttgcgccatgtcattcgtgcaacaaatcaataacgcgttagccatgtgaaaaaattaaataataattaaaaaaaattatatcgcaaatgctcattaaCTTGAAGTAAATAGGATATGATACAACCAATACATGAGATAAATACTCTTTTATCAATTGTGGATTGGATATTGTTAGTCCATAAGCTTTATTTATAAATCGGTTTATAatagtattattataaaattaaatatttaagcctAAAATTGGAAACAATTATTCATTTGATAGGTTAATCATATATAacggtttaaattttttattttacagttttcaactatataattataaaaaatcaaagtaaaaacttttaagttttaaagaataaaattttagacgctactaataattttattttacttagtttttctcaataaaaataaaaaaaactatttagatcaaatatttagatttaatcatttaaatatatttatttttaaactttttatttgtgATGTAGTTAAAATATCAATCATAGTCAAGTAggcatatttaaaaaaaagtataatccTTTCAAGGAAATTTTctagattatttatttttaaaacttatttatctcaGTACATGATTTTTGAACCCACTTTCATCTCATATCTTtcttatttaccaaaataacCTCGTTtagttataaaattttaaaaacatattttttttactttttttttacattttgtgGCTTTAATTtatagattattttattttattttaat
This region of Mercurialis annua linkage group LG1-X, ddMerAnnu1.2, whole genome shotgun sequence genomic DNA includes:
- the LOC126665390 gene encoding uncharacterized protein LOC126665390 isoform X2, whose translation is MASSSSSPPRLTLRLLLHLSYFTLLLLLIPATHAAAPTFKGVDINNPIIDITPSILKGEQLNLDSKDILYCERVKISGHSRLLWGSYANAFRVNLAPYATIPERMHSRILVCIHQNASSALCHCEKDEWKGLQKGVWSAVMSPYNEKFVDVKFVGEIYGPVKLFIKEDLQQWRLVSLAVGFLLLLLAPIVSSWVPFYYTSSMAIGVFLVVIILLFQGMKLLPTGRKNVFYLSVYGSVLGAGTFILHHISVLANSILINFGLSEEMHNPVYVFLVAGIVLAGAALGYWIVRKFVIAKDGSVDVGVAQFVKWAMRIIAAIFIFQSTLDTLLAMVTLLSLYIACLLINKYLSCELHPQGGSLWVQQGRQVTTKHNRAEFLSRSGKMSSVEKMWGSSKSNPVKGSGLLSPSTCSATNNQQNYFSTFHKTPKRKKFTKKDWEDFTRESTQQAVREWAASPETAAWLVDNADRIQLIRSDCSSDDTIGSESDSSDETVTGNGKRFCLFNW
- the LOC126665390 gene encoding uncharacterized protein LOC126665390 isoform X1; its protein translation is MASSSSSPPRLTLRLLLHLSYFTLLLLLIPATHAAAPTFKGVDINNPIIDITPSILKGEQLNLDSKDILYCERVKISGHSRLLWGSYANAFRVNLAPYATIPERMHSRILVCIHQNASSALCHCEKDEWKGLQKGVWSAVMSPYNEKFVDVKFVGEIYGPVKLFIKEDLQQWRLVSLAVGFLLLLLAPIVSSWVPFYYTSSMAIGVFLVVIILLFQGMKLLPTGRKNVFYLSVYGSVLGAGTFILHHISVLANSILINFGLSEEMHNPVYVFLVAGIVLAGAALGYWIVRKFVIAKDGSVDVGVAQFVKWAMRIIAAIFIFQSTLDTLLAMVTLLSLYIACLLINKYLRCEPVCELHPQGGSLWVQQGRQVTTKHNRAEFLSRSGKMSSVEKMWGSSKSNPVKGSGLLSPSTCSATNNQQNYFSTFHKTPKRKKFTKKDWEDFTRESTQQAVREWAASPETAAWLVDNADRIQLIRSDCSSDDTIGSESDSSDETVTGNGKRFCLFNW